The Magnetovibrio sp. PR-2 genomic interval AGAAAAATCGGGGTCTACCCACAAACGCCCGCCGCACGCCTCAATAATGGAATGGCTGATGGCCAAGCCCATGCCCATGCCATCGGATTTTGTGGAATAGAACGGCTCGAACACATGCTCGATTTCATCTGAGGGCAAGCCTTCACCATTGTCCCAAATGCTACACAGCGCCTCACCCTGAGACGGTAGAGATGTCGTCACAACGATCAGGCGCGTGTCCTTGGGCTTTGTTTTCAGCTCATCCATGGCATTGTTGATGATATTGAGCAGCACCTGTTCGATCTGCACTTTGTCTGCAAAAATCGGCGGGACACCCGGCGCGCATTCGGATCGAATTTCAATACCCAAGCGCTTGGCCTCAAACGCCGTCAACAACAGTGTCTCTTCGACGATTTGTTCCAAAGATAACGGCTCCAACAAAACTTCACCCTTGCGCACGAAGGACCGGATGCGGCGCATCACTTCGCCGGCGCGCTCGGACTGGGTCGCGATCTTGTTCAACACATCGCGCATGCTGTCATCGTCCAAGGTGTTGGCTTGCAACCGGCGAATGCTTCCCGTCGCGTAATTCGAGATTGCCGCGAGCGGTTGATTGATTTCGTGGGCTAAGTTTGCGGTCAGCTCACCCATGGTGTTGACCCTGGACACATGGGCCAAGGTATCTTGGCGTGTGCGCGCCATATCCTCTGTGCGCTTGCGCCAAATCACGCCTGCCAAGGTATCGGCGACGGTTTCGACCAGGCGCTGTTCGTGTTGAGAGGGATGGTGACCGTGAGGAATATAAAGGTTCAAAACGCCCAAGACCTGCTCTGCGTGGCTGATGGGCACACACATATGACCGTGCTCCAAAATACCGTTGAACATCACTTCGTGATCATGGTCCAGGCAGGTTTTGATGATGGTCTCCCCCAAAGCCGCCCGCCCGCACAGGCATTGCCCTAGGTCCAGGTTCGCGCACAGTGTCTGCAGTTCGTGTGCTAAGTTTCGCTCGGCAACCAACTTCAGTTTTTGCGGCGAAGCCTCATCCACCAAGAAGATCGCCCCCATACCCAAAAGCTCCAGATTTTGGCGCTTCAAAACCAAGCGCAACGCTTCATCCAGAAATTCTTCAAGCGGCAGCGGCGCCAGGGACGCATTGAGAATGGCCGCGACAATTTCATGGTCCGCCGCCAACATGGTTCTTTCCGCTGTGCGTTTTTCAACGCGCACTTCCAAGGTCCGGTTCAGCTCGCGCACCTGGTTTTCCGCCAAAGTGCGTTCATCAACTTCGCGCAGCAAACGCTTGCGAATGTCGGCTTCACGCCTCGTAACGGCCAAGCCGATGGTTAAGCTGACCAAAAACATGGCCCCACCCAAAATCATCATGTCGCGTCGAATGGCGGCAAGATAAATAACTTGTGCCGCACGTATTTGATGGGCATTAAAATCCAGGTGCTCGACAAAGCCGTCCAATATGTTGAGCAATTTTGCCTGCTCTTGTCGAGATACCAAGATTGCCTCTTCCATTTCGGGCCCGCGGACACCTTCAACGGCCAGATTCATGGTCCGTTCGGTGTCCGGCTGAGAGTTGCGAATCTGTTCCGTCATGAGCTTGAGGTATTCAAGCTCGCGTTCGTCTGTGCCCAACTCTTCCAGGCGTGCGCGTGCGCGCACGAAATCGTTCGCCGCTTCCCAGGATAGCTGACGTTGCGTATCGCGATCAAAAAAGTCGTCAAG includes:
- a CDS encoding sensor histidine kinase, translating into MANSRQTGFFLYVAYGVVMACMAALLYQSFNHWEVSQAARQTDLELEEKVRTAFDMRDAIRKRSFIFAYITVLDDFFDRDTQRQLSWEAANDFVRARARLEELGTDERELEYLKLMTEQIRNSQPDTERTMNLAVEGVRGPEMEEAILVSRQEQAKLLNILDGFVEHLDFNAHQIRAAQVIYLAAIRRDMMILGGAMFLVSLTIGLAVTRREADIRKRLLREVDERTLAENQVRELNRTLEVRVEKRTAERTMLAADHEIVAAILNASLAPLPLEEFLDEALRLVLKRQNLELLGMGAIFLVDEASPQKLKLVAERNLAHELQTLCANLDLGQCLCGRAALGETIIKTCLDHDHEVMFNGILEHGHMCVPISHAEQVLGVLNLYIPHGHHPSQHEQRLVETVADTLAGVIWRKRTEDMARTRQDTLAHVSRVNTMGELTANLAHEINQPLAAISNYATGSIRRLQANTLDDDSMRDVLNKIATQSERAGEVMRRIRSFVRKGEVLLEPLSLEQIVEETLLLTAFEAKRLGIEIRSECAPGVPPIFADKVQIEQVLLNIINNAMDELKTKPKDTRLIVVTTSLPSQGEALCSIWDNGEGLPSDEIEHVFEPFYSTKSDGMGMGLAISHSIIEACGGRLWVDPDFSEGTRFNFSLPIKTETSDNHVDS